The genomic DNA GCTGTTCGAGCATACGCTGCATGGCTCGAAGGTATACCGAACAGTCATTAATGGCGTTGCCAACGAGAGTGAGCCCGATCTCAAAGGTGATTCCCCGATTCGGTGCAGGGGGTAGAATGGGCATATCGAAAACGAAGGGAAGAGGAGGTTTCTGATGCTTTCTGACAGCCTCGACATCAGAACTGAGATCCTGAGAGAAGGCCCTGAAATAGGCGCAGTCCGACTTAACGGAACAATGACAGCAATTTTGGAAAGGGCAGCCCGAAAGGCGCCGGAATATTTCCTGGAACTGCTCGCGCATTGAGAACAAGATAAATTGATCTCCCACATTTGTGAGCAGCTCTGCCGTGAGGAACACCTTAACTAACGATAAGTCCATCCCCACCTCTAAAAAAAAAGGGCAGAGAAAAATCTCTGCCCTGATCACATGACAAAAAACGCCTTACTTGAAGATTGCTTTCTGATACTCGCGGTTGAGCTTCGCGATGAACTTTACGTTGATCCCTTTCGGGCATGCAGCTTGGCACTCATAATGATTGGTGCAATTTCCGAAACCGCATTCCTGCATTTCCTGGGTCATGCTCATAACCCGCTGTGCGGCTTCCGGCTTCCCCTGCGGCAACACTGCCAACTGAGCAACCTTAGCGCTCATGAAAAGCATCGCAGAGCCGTTGGGACACGCTGCTACGCATGCGCCACAGCCTATGCATTCTGCGGCATCCATTGCATAATCCGCATCAGGTTTGGAAATCAGCATTGCATTGCCATCAGGAACACCGCCGGTGTGGCACGAGGTGTAGCCTCCTGCTTGAATAATCTTGTCAAGGGCGCCACGGTCAACGGCGAGATCCTTGATAAGCGGAAAAGCTCTGGCCCTCCACGGCTCGATAAAGATACTGTCGCCGTCCTTGAAGGTGCGCATGTGGAGCTGGCATACAGTCGTCCTGTCCTGGCCACCGTGGGGAACCCCGTTAATGACCTGTGAGCACATCCCGCAGATCCCTTCGCGACAATCATGATCGAATGCAATCGGATCCTTACCTTGCTTGATCAGGTCCTCGTTCACCTCATCGAGCATCTCAAGGAATGATTGATCTGGGCTTACGTTGTGAGCGTCGTAGACTTCCAGTTTTCCCGGCTTGTTCGGCCCGCTTTGGCGCCATACGTGTAGTTTCAGGTTCATTATTTATAACTCCTTACCGCCAGATGGACGTTCTCGAACGTTAACGGCTCCTTGTGCAGTTCGGGTTCCGTGCCGACACCCTTGAATTCCCATGCTGCCGCATAGCAGAAGTTCTCGTCGTCGCGCTTTGCCTCTCCATCCGGCATCTGATGCTCGACACGGAAATGCCCGCCGCACGACTCATCTCGATTAAGAGCGTCGCGGGTCAACAGCTCTGCGAACTCAAGGAAGTCAGCTACGCGCCATGCATTCTCCAGCTGCTGGTTGAACTCGGCACCCGAACCTGACACTTTCACGTTCTGCCAGAATTCCTCGCGAAGCTTCGGAATCTCAGCAAGAGCCTGCTTCAGGCTGGACTCGCTCCTGGCCATGCCGACGTTGTTCCACATGATCTTCCCGAGGCTGCGGTGGAAGTCGCTGACGGTGCGCTTGCCGTTGATGGAGATCAGCTTTTTGAGCTCCGCGTTCACATTTTCCACCGACTTCTTGAACTCAGGGTTATCAGCCTTTACCTTGCCAGGAGTGATCTTCGCCAAATAGTTGGCAATGGTGTAGGGAATAACGAAATAGCCGTCGGCGAGACCCTGCATAAGTGCGCTGGCGCCGAGTCGGTTTGCACCGTGAACAGAGAAATTGGCCTCCCCGAGAACGAAAAGCCCCGGGATGTTGCTCTCGCAGTTGTAGTCTACCCAGAGGCCACCCATCGAGTAATGGGGTGCCGGGTACATGCGCATCGGGCGCTTATAGGCGTCCTCGTCGGTGATCTTCTCGTACATCTCGAAGAGATTGCCGTAGCGTTCCTTGATGGTGTGCTCGCCAACGCGCTTGATTGCGGAGGCAAAGTCGAGGTAGACACCACGGCCACCCGGACCTACACCGCGACCGTCGTCGCATTGCTCTTTAGCAGCACGGGAGGCGATGTCGCGAGGAGCAAGATTTCCGAAAGACGGGTACTTCCGCTCGAGGTAGTAGTCGCGGTCATCCTCTGCAATCTCACTCGGGTTTTTACCAAGGTCCTCTTTCTTCTTCGGTACCCAACAACGGCCATCGTTCCGGAGCGACTCGGACATAAGTGTCAGCTTCGACTGATGCTCTCCGCTCTGCGGAATGCAGGTCGGGTGGATCTGCGTGTAGCAGGGGTTGGCGAAGAACGCGCCTTTCTTGTGTGCACGCCATGCAGCGGTAACGCTGCATCCCATTGCGTTAGTGGACAGGTAGAAGACGTTGACGTATCCGCCTGTGCAGAGCACGACTGCATCCCCGACATGCGTGCGGATCTCGCCGGTAACGAGATCGCGGACAGTTATTCCCTTTGCCTCGCCGTCGACCACAACAAGGTCGAGCATCTCTGCGCGGGGGAAGAGCTTCACAGTTCCTGCCTTCACCTGGCGGGAAAGAGCAGAATAAGCGCCCAAGAGGAGCTGCTGCCCAGTTTGGCCACGGGCATAGAAGGTACGGGAGACCTGCGCGCCGCCGAAGGAGCGGTTATCTAGATAACCCGCATAGTCGCGTGCAAAAGGAACGCCCTGAGCCACGCACTGATCGATTATGTTGTTGCTCACCTGAGCGAGGCGCCAGACGTCTGCTTCACGGGCACGGAAGTCGCCCCCCTTGATGGTATCGTAGAACAGCCGGTAGATGCTGTCACCGTCGTTCGGGTAGTTCTTGGAGGCGTTGATCCCACCCTGTGCAGCAATACTGTGCGCACGGCGGGCGCTATCCTGGTAGCAGAAAGCTTCGACATTATAGCCGAGCTCGCCAAGGCTAGCAGCAGCAGCACCACCTGCCAAACCGGTTCCCACTACGAGGATCTTGTACTTCCGCTTGTTCGCGGGATTAACCAGCTTCATTTCGAAGCGGTGCTTGTCCCACGTTTTTTCGATCGGTCCTTTTGGACATTTTCCGTCGAGTATCACTATAACCCCCTAACCTTTCAGTATGCCGGCGAAGATAAAAATTGGAATTGACGAGTATCCTAAGAGGAAAATGATGGAAAGCACCTTGCCGAGTTTCTGGAATGCCGGCTGTGCCTTCTCGTTGCTCCACCCCATCGTCTGAAAGAAGCTCTGGATGCCGTGGCTGAGGTGGAAGAAAAGAACAACCATCGCCGCAACGTATATCAGGGCAATACCCCCCATCTGGAAGCTGTTGGTCACCATACGGAATACGTCGAAACGACCCTGTGCATCTACCCCTTGGATGATATCGGGAGTTACTCGAGCTGTGAAATGTAGAACATGATAGACAATAAACCCTAGAAGAAGAACACCGGTCCAAATCATGTTTTCACTAGAAAAGTTCGCCTTGATCCGGCTTTTTACAGCATAAGCGTCCGGATTGGCAGCGCTGTTCTCCAGCGTCAACTGTATCCCGAAGAATACGTGAACAGTCAGAAGGGCGAGCATCGCCAGGCGGAAAACCCAAACAAGCGGCCCAAGATCGTGGAGGTGTTTTGCGTAAGAGTTGATGCCGTCAGGCCCGATGAAGATAGAGGAGTTACCGAGCAGATGAACAATAACGAAAAGCACCATGAGCTGGCCTGTAATTGCCATCAGAATCTTACGTCCTACCGTGTGTTGAAGTAGTTGCATAATGTCATCCCTTTACTGTTATTTGCGCATTACCCACAAGGGCAATCCGTACGCCTTGAATGACTACCGTCGGTAAAAACCCTTTGGGGCACCGACTCCGGGGGGCATGGGCAGGGGGCCCGCGCCAACTGGCAAATGTTTGCATTGTCTTCACTCCTTGGGAAAGCGTTATTACTATCGGAATCAGCTTTGTTAGCCAAACAATGCTTAAACATTAGACATTTCCAATTTAGGGAATTGTATACTGTATACTAAACGTCGTTTTAGCAAAATGCAACAATAAATTGATCTTGGTTAACCATAAATATGGCTCTAGCGCGCTAGAGACGGCCAGCTCCAAAACCACTATGCTTCAGGTGACGTATATTCCGCCTGCAATTTTAGACATACAATGCTATAGTGCCTGCCATGAAATTCAAACTACTCCAGAAGGACAAAAAGACAGCCGCTCGGCGCGGAACACTGACTACACCCCATGGCACTATTGAGACGCCTATCTTCATGCCTGTAGCTACACATGCCGCCATGAAGGCAATGACCCCTGTTCAGGTAGTGGCTACAGGAGCTCAGATCATCCTCAGCAATACTTACCACCTTCACTTGCGCCCTGGCGAGTCACTCGTCAAGAAGGCTGAAGGTTTACACAAGTTTATGGGCTGGGATAAGCCAATCCTCACAGACTCAGGTGGTTTCCAGGTTTTCTCTCTACCGAACAAGCGGATCACGGAGGAAGGTGTTTTCTTTAGACATGAGGTTACGGGAGAAGAAGTTTTTCTTGATCCTGCCAGTGCAATGAAGATTCAGGAGGATTTGGGAGCAGACATCATCATGGCCTTCGACGAATGCATCCCATATCCCTGCGATCGAACCTACGCTGAGCGCTCTACACGCAAGACCATTCGTTGGGCAAAACAGTGCAAGGAATCTCATCAGAGCCAGAGCCAAGCACTATTCGGAATAATACAGGGTAGCGTCTTTGAGGACCTCCGTGTGTTGTGCGCACGGGAACTTGTAAGGCTCGATCTTCCAGGATACGCAATAGGGGGCGTAAGTGTAGGAGAAGGGCTGGAACTGTTAAAGCAGGTTGTCAGTGTCACCGCCCCCCATCTTCCTGAAGACAAACCTCGGTATCTCATGGGCGTGGGACTTCCCGAAGACATTCTGGAGAGCGTCGAACGTGGAATGGATATGTTCGACTGCGTAATTCCTACTCGATATGCCCGGAGCGCCACGCTATTCACTAACCGTGGTAGAATCAGGCTGACCAACAAAAAATACCGTCGTGATTTCTATCCCATTGACCCGAACTGCGGCTGTTACACTTGCCAAACCTTCACAAGGGCCTACCTCCACCACCTCTTCGTTGCCAATGAGGTTCTTTCCGCCATACTGGCAAGCATTCATAACGTCACCTTTTACCTTACTATGATGCAAGGCATTCGCAACGCCATCGAAGAGCAGCGCTTCTCCGAATACAAGCGTTCCTTCCTAGAGTCATATCTTGCAGGAGAGCATAAAGCGTAGAAGATGCGAAAACCTAGATGGAGTCAAGAATGAATGAAAATACAAATTTCTACCGGCTAGTTGAAATAATGAGACTTCTCCGAAGTCCCGGTGGATGCCCTTGGGATGCAGAGCAAACTCACGAGAGCCTTAAAAGGTATCTTGTCGAAGAAACTTACGAGGTGATTGAAGCGATAGATTCAGGCAATCCAGAGCAACTTAAGGAGGAGCTGGGTGACCTGATGCTTCAGCCTGTGTTTCATGCTGCCATCGCTGCAGAAAAGGACATTTTTACGATCGAGGATGTAATCGAGACAATCTGCGAAAAGCTCATTCGGCGCCACCCACACGTATTCGGTGATCTTAAGATTGGAAGCAGCGCCGCTCAGATAGAAAACTGGGAGAGGATAAAAGAAGCAGAAAAAGGAGGAGAAAAAAGGTCTGCCCTTTCAGGAGTTCCTCCCGGCCTCCCTGCCCTGCTGAAAGCGCAAAAGATATCAGAAAAAGCGGCACGTGCTGGCTTTGACTGGGATGAAACAGATCAGGTCATTGCCAAAGTACACGAGGAGCTACATGAGTTGATGGAAGCAATTTCTCAAGCGGACCATTCCATGATCGAGGCAGAACTGGGCGATCTTCTATTCGCAGTCGTAAATCTTGGAAGATTCCTTTCACTCGACCCGGAAAGTGCGTTAACGAGTACAATCAGCCGCTTCGTGCGGCGTTTTTCCTATATAGAGCAAATGCTTGAGACACGGGGCATCGACCTGAAAGAAGCATCCCTTGAAGAGATGGAGATTCTCTGGGTGGAAGCGAAGCTGGCAGAGAAAGGCTGATGATCTATAGCGTCATCATCGCGCAAGACTCCATTTTAAAGCCCATAATAAAAGAGGCTCTATCCGTATGAATAGAGCCTCTAACTGCGGGAAGCCAAGCAGGTTAATCCGCTTTAGCCTCACATTGCTCTTCAGCTTCTACAACTTTGGACACAACCTCGGGCGCCTCCGCTGTAGCCAAATCGGCGTTAGCCACAGGCTCTGCAGAAGCAACGGCAGCTTTGGCCACAGTCTCAGCTTTTTGCGTCTTGGCAGATGAAGCTTTCTTCGGCACTGGTTTTTTAGCCAGCTTTTTTTCTACCTGCTCTTCGACAAGCTCAATGATTGACAGTGGAGCGTTATCCCCCGGGCGTATGCCCAGTTTTATAATACGGGTGTATCCTCCCGGACGCTCCTTGTAACGCGGCGCAATAGTGGTAAAAAGCTTGGTGACAACTTTTTTGTCGCGGATGTAGGATGCAGCCTGGCGCATAGCGTGGAGATCCCCACGCTTCCCTAGAGTGATCATCTTTTCGGCTATTGAACGCAGCTCCTTTGCCTTCGCATCGGTCGTCGTAATCTTCTCATGGTTGAGAAACGAAGTGACCATGTTCCTGAACATGGCAACCCTGTGACTTGTGGTTCTCCCCAACCTTCTTCCCGCTTTGTTATGTTGCATGACCCCTGGTTCCTTTCTTCAGCCCTAGCGGATTATTCTTCTTCCTTGCGCTCACCGCGAATCCTGCGCATAATCTCGGGATCCGGGAAACCTTCCAGCTTCATCCCGAGAGAAAGGCCCATTTCGCCAAGGATATCTTTGATTTCGTTGAGTGACTTTCTGCCGAAATTTTGTGTCTTCAGCATTTCAGCTTCGGTGCGCGAAACCAACTCACCGATTAATTTAATGCCTGCGTTCTTGAGGCAGTTGGCAGATCGAACTGACAATTCCAATTCATCAACAGAACGGTAGAGATTCTCATTGAATTTTTCCCGTTCCTCTTCCGGCTCCGCCTCTTCGACCAGCTCGGTCTCCTCATCAAAGTTGATGAAGATTGTTAGCTGCTCTTTGAGAATTTTGGCCCCATAGGCAACAGCATCCTCCGGCCGGACGCTGCCGTCGGTCCAGACCTCCAGCGTCAGCTTGTCGTAGTCGGTTATCTGTCCCACACGAGCATTAGCCACGACGAAATTGACTTTGTGGATTGGAGAGAAAATAGAATCTATCGGGATAGTACCAACCGGAGCTTTCTCGTCGCGGTTACGGTCTGCAGGCACATACCCTTTCCCCATCTTCACGACCATCTCTACCTCAAGGTTGGCATCCTTGGAACATGTGGCTATATGATGATCGGGATTTAGTATCTCTACATTTGGGTCCGTGAGTATATCTCCAGCTTTGATAACTCCCTCACCACGATGAACTATCCTGATGATGCGCGGATCATTACCGTGCATCTTAAGCCGAACGCCTTTCAAATTAAGGATGATATCAGTTACATCCTCAGTTACTCCAGGGATGGCAGAGAATTCATGCAGCACGCCCTTTATTTTAACGGAAGTAATGGCAGCACCCTGCAAAGACGAAAGAAGAACCCTACGAAGGGAATTCCCCAGTGTAGTGCCAAATCCCCTTTCGAAAGGTTCAGCGAAAAACTTGCCGTACGTATCCGTTAACGATTCCGTCTCAGCCTGAAGTTTTTTGGGTCTGATCAGGTCGCGCCAGTTTTTATACATGTATTTCCTCCCTCAGGGGGTGTTGTCATCTGTTACTTCGAGTAGAGTTCGACGATAAGCTGCTCCTGAATCGGCATGGTGATATCTTCCCTTACCGGAAGCGCTTTGATGGAACCCCGATATGCGTCCTTTTGCAGCTCAAGCCACTGGGGAACGCCACGACGAACAACCCCTTCCAAGGACTCATTGATGGCAACAATTTTGCGACTTTTTTCCCGCAGCTCAACAACATCACCTGGACGCACGAGCATCGAAGGAATGGTGGCCTTTCTACCATTGAGGGTGAAATGACCGTGCTTCACTAGTTGGCGGGCTTCAGCGCGAGACGATGCAAAGCCGAGTCTGTAAACAATATTATCCATGCGGCGTTCAAGTAGAGACAGCAGATTCTCGCCGGTGACACCTTTCATGCGATCAGCTTCAGCAAAGTACCCGCGGAACTGCTTCTCAAGAATCCCATAGATCCGACGCACCTTCTGCTTCTCACGAAGCTGAACGCCATAATCGGTAACCTTAGCCCGTCCCTGTCCATGCTGCCCGGGGGCGTAGTTTCTACGCTTGATGGCACATTTGTCGGTGTAGCAACGCTCACCCTTCAGGAACAACTCCATGTTCTGCCTCCTGCACAACCTGCAGGAAGGTCCTGTATATTTAGCCAATTACGACCTCCTTTACTCTATGTTCCAGGGAATCAGACTCTTCTACGTTTTGGCGGACGGCAGCCGTTATGAGGGATAGGGGTAACGTCGCGGATAAATGTCACGTTGAACCCTGCTGCCTGTAATGCCCGCAACGCGGATTCACGACCAGACCCTGGCCCCTTTACGTAGACCTCAACACTGCGCATTCCATGCTCCTGGGCCTTTTTGGCACAGTCCTCGGCGGCAATCTGAGCGGCAAAGGGAGTACTCTTCCGAGAACCTTTGAATCCCTTACATCCGGAGGACGACCACGCAACGACGTTTCCGACGGGGTCGGTAATAGTGATCATCGTATTGTTGAAGGTAGCCTGAATATGCGCCACACCGGTGGGAATGTTTTTGCGCTCTTTTTTCTTTTTAACGATCTTCTTAGCCGGACTTGCCATTATTCCTCCAGGTTTCTATAAACTATTTCTTTTTACCAGCCACTGTGCGGGCCGGCCCTTTTCTGGTCCGCGCGTTGGTTTTGGTTCTCTGTCCACGTACAGGCAGACCTTTGCGATGCCGCAAACCACGATAACAACCAAGGTCCATAAGACGCTTGATATTCATCGAAATATCCCTGCGCAGGTCACCTTCAACCTTATGATTTTTATCGATGTTGTCACGAATACGCGCAACTTCGGCCTCTGTCAAATTGTCGGTCCTCGTATTATGATCGATCCCACATTCCGCAAGTATTTTCTGGGAGGTGGATCTACCAATCCCGAAGATGTAGGTAAGCGCTATCTCAACCCGCTTATTCCTTGGTAAGTCTATGCCAGCGATGCGTGCCAATGCCGTTCCTCCTGATGGTTGCTATTAACCTTGTCTCTGACTGTGTTTCGGAGTGTCGCAGATAACCCGCACGACGCCCTTGCGCTTGATGATCTTACATTTGACGCAAATCTTTTTGACTGATGCTCGTACCTTCATGACTCCCTCTCAATCCGAATATTTACAATTTCGTGAGTATCTCTGGTCCGTGCTCAGTCACGGCGACAGTATGCTCGAAATGCGCAGACAACCCACCATCACACGTAACAGCTGTCCACCCATCATCTAAAACCTTCACTTCAGAACCTTTCTCGTTAATCATAGGCTCTATCGCGAAGACCATACCAGGTTTCAGGCGAACGCCTTTTCCAGGAAGACCAAAATTAGGAATTTGCGGGCTCTCATGCAGCTCCTTCCCAATCCCGTGCCCGACAAAATCTCGAACCACAGAGAAGCCATGCGCCTCGACATAACTCTGGACGGCGTAGGATATATCGGACAGACGGTTGCCGGGTTTTGCAGCGGCTACAGCGGCGTCCAGAGACTCCTCTGTCACCTTCATGAGGAGCGTAGCCTTTTCGGTAACGTTTCCTATCGGCAATGTGATTGCCGCATCACCGTAAAAACCGTCAAAAACGACACCGAAATCTATACTCAGAATATCTCCGGAAGCCAGCAAATGATTGTTTGGCATCCCGTGAACCACTTGATCGTTTAAGGAGCAGCAAAGAGCAAAAGGATACCCACTGTACCCCTTAAAGGCAGGAATCGCCTTATGGCGCCTCGCCTCCCGCTCGGCCAGATCATTAAGCTCAAGTGTACTTATGCCAGGTTTTGCCTTTTCCCTGAGGACCTGAAGGGTCTCAGCAACTATTCTACACGGAATTTTCATCCTCTTAATCTCATCCGGAGATTTAAGAATGATCACGTGTTGCGCCCCTTGCCCTCTACTATACCCACAATCTCGCTTTGTATATCTTCTATTGAGCCCGTTCCCTGTACATTGCGCAGAAGGGACTCCTGACCGTAATAGGTTATAAGGGGTGCCGTCTGCTCCTCATACACCTCAAGCCTCTTACGTATTGTCTCTTCACGGTCGTCATCCCGCTGATAAAGCTCCCCTCCGCACTCGCCGCAACGATCGGGAACCTCAGGAGGATCGAAAGCTATATGGTACCCTTTCCCACAGGAACGACAGGTTCTTCTTCCAGTAATGCGGGAAAGCAGTTCCTCCTTATCTACAGATATTGAAATGACATGCTCGATGCTTTTCCCGGTCCGAAGAAGCACCTGCTTAAGCGCATCTGCTTGCTCAACGTTCCGAGGAAACCCGTCAAGTATAAATCCGCTAGAACAGTCCGGCTTAACGAGTCGCTCTTCAACAATGCCTATAACAACACTATCGGGGACCAGCGCGCCTTCGTCCATAAACTTTTTCGCTTGGATGCCCATAGGAGTTTGTTCTTTTACAGCGGCGCGCAGAATATCACCGGTAGATATCTGCGGAATCCCAAACCTCTTCGTCAGAATTTTAGCCTGGGTTCCCTTCCCTGCACCAGGAGGACCAAGAAGAATGCAGTTACACACTAACGC from Geobacter sp. DSM 9736 includes the following:
- the rplQ gene encoding 50S ribosomal protein L17; this translates as MQHNKAGRRLGRTTSHRVAMFRNMVTSFLNHEKITTTDAKAKELRSIAEKMITLGKRGDLHAMRQAASYIRDKKVVTKLFTTIAPRYKERPGGYTRIIKLGIRPGDNAPLSIIELVEEQVEKKLAKKPVPKKASSAKTQKAETVAKAAVASAEPVANADLATAEAPEVVSKVVEAEEQCEAKAD
- the mazG gene encoding nucleoside triphosphate pyrophosphohydrolase translates to MNENTNFYRLVEIMRLLRSPGGCPWDAEQTHESLKRYLVEETYEVIEAIDSGNPEQLKEELGDLMLQPVFHAAIAAEKDIFTIEDVIETICEKLIRRHPHVFGDLKIGSSAAQIENWERIKEAEKGGEKRSALSGVPPGLPALLKAQKISEKAARAGFDWDETDQVIAKVHEELHELMEAISQADHSMIEAELGDLLFAVVNLGRFLSLDPESALTSTISRFVRRFSYIEQMLETRGIDLKEASLEEMEILWVEAKLAEKG
- a CDS encoding adenylate kinase, coding for MCNCILLGPPGAGKGTQAKILTKRFGIPQISTGDILRAAVKEQTPMGIQAKKFMDEGALVPDSVVIGIVEERLVKPDCSSGFILDGFPRNVEQADALKQVLLRTGKSIEHVISISVDKEELLSRITGRRTCRSCGKGYHIAFDPPEVPDRCGECGGELYQRDDDREETIRKRLEVYEEQTAPLITYYGQESLLRNVQGTGSIEDIQSEIVGIVEGKGRNT
- the rpsK gene encoding 30S ribosomal protein S11; protein product: MASPAKKIVKKKKERKNIPTGVAHIQATFNNTMITITDPVGNVVAWSSSGCKGFKGSRKSTPFAAQIAAEDCAKKAQEHGMRSVEVYVKGPGSGRESALRALQAAGFNVTFIRDVTPIPHNGCRPPKRRRV
- a CDS encoding fumarate reductase/succinate dehydrogenase flavoprotein subunit, with protein sequence MILDGKCPKGPIEKTWDKHRFEMKLVNPANKRKYKILVVGTGLAGGAAAASLGELGYNVEAFCYQDSARRAHSIAAQGGINASKNYPNDGDSIYRLFYDTIKGGDFRAREADVWRLAQVSNNIIDQCVAQGVPFARDYAGYLDNRSFGGAQVSRTFYARGQTGQQLLLGAYSALSRQVKAGTVKLFPRAEMLDLVVVDGEAKGITVRDLVTGEIRTHVGDAVVLCTGGYVNVFYLSTNAMGCSVTAAWRAHKKGAFFANPCYTQIHPTCIPQSGEHQSKLTLMSESLRNDGRCWVPKKKEDLGKNPSEIAEDDRDYYLERKYPSFGNLAPRDIASRAAKEQCDDGRGVGPGGRGVYLDFASAIKRVGEHTIKERYGNLFEMYEKITDEDAYKRPMRMYPAPHYSMGGLWVDYNCESNIPGLFVLGEANFSVHGANRLGASALMQGLADGYFVIPYTIANYLAKITPGKVKADNPEFKKSVENVNAELKKLISINGKRTVSDFHRSLGKIMWNNVGMARSESSLKQALAEIPKLREEFWQNVKVSGSGAEFNQQLENAWRVADFLEFAELLTRDALNRDESCGGHFRVEHQMPDGEAKRDDENFCYAAAWEFKGVGTEPELHKEPLTFENVHLAVRSYK
- the map gene encoding type I methionyl aminopeptidase yields the protein MIILKSPDEIKRMKIPCRIVAETLQVLREKAKPGISTLELNDLAEREARRHKAIPAFKGYSGYPFALCCSLNDQVVHGMPNNHLLASGDILSIDFGVVFDGFYGDAAITLPIGNVTEKATLLMKVTEESLDAAVAAAKPGNRLSDISYAVQSYVEAHGFSVVRDFVGHGIGKELHESPQIPNFGLPGKGVRLKPGMVFAIEPMINEKGSEVKVLDDGWTAVTCDGGLSAHFEHTVAVTEHGPEILTKL
- the tgt gene encoding tRNA guanosine(34) transglycosylase Tgt, giving the protein MKFKLLQKDKKTAARRGTLTTPHGTIETPIFMPVATHAAMKAMTPVQVVATGAQIILSNTYHLHLRPGESLVKKAEGLHKFMGWDKPILTDSGGFQVFSLPNKRITEEGVFFRHEVTGEEVFLDPASAMKIQEDLGADIIMAFDECIPYPCDRTYAERSTRKTIRWAKQCKESHQSQSQALFGIIQGSVFEDLRVLCARELVRLDLPGYAIGGVSVGEGLELLKQVVSVTAPHLPEDKPRYLMGVGLPEDILESVERGMDMFDCVIPTRYARSATLFTNRGRIRLTNKKYRRDFYPIDPNCGCYTCQTFTRAYLHHLFVANEVLSAILASIHNVTFYLTMMQGIRNAIEEQRFSEYKRSFLESYLAGEHKA
- the rpsD gene encoding 30S ribosomal protein S4, translating into MAKYTGPSCRLCRRQNMELFLKGERCYTDKCAIKRRNYAPGQHGQGRAKVTDYGVQLREKQKVRRIYGILEKQFRGYFAEADRMKGVTGENLLSLLERRMDNIVYRLGFASSRAEARQLVKHGHFTLNGRKATIPSMLVRPGDVVELREKSRKIVAINESLEGVVRRGVPQWLELQKDAYRGSIKALPVREDITMPIQEQLIVELYSK
- a CDS encoding DNA-directed RNA polymerase subunit alpha: MYKNWRDLIRPKKLQAETESLTDTYGKFFAEPFERGFGTTLGNSLRRVLLSSLQGAAITSVKIKGVLHEFSAIPGVTEDVTDIILNLKGVRLKMHGNDPRIIRIVHRGEGVIKAGDILTDPNVEILNPDHHIATCSKDANLEVEMVVKMGKGYVPADRNRDEKAPVGTIPIDSIFSPIHKVNFVVANARVGQITDYDKLTLEVWTDGSVRPEDAVAYGAKILKEQLTIFINFDEETELVEEAEPEEEREKFNENLYRSVDELELSVRSANCLKNAGIKLIGELVSRTEAEMLKTQNFGRKSLNEIKDILGEMGLSLGMKLEGFPDPEIMRRIRGERKEEE
- a CDS encoding succinate dehydrogenase/fumarate reductase iron-sulfur subunit; translation: MNLKLHVWRQSGPNKPGKLEVYDAHNVSPDQSFLEMLDEVNEDLIKQGKDPIAFDHDCREGICGMCSQVINGVPHGGQDRTTVCQLHMRTFKDGDSIFIEPWRARAFPLIKDLAVDRGALDKIIQAGGYTSCHTGGVPDGNAMLISKPDADYAMDAAECIGCGACVAACPNGSAMLFMSAKVAQLAVLPQGKPEAAQRVMSMTQEMQECGFGNCTNHYECQAACPKGINVKFIAKLNREYQKAIFK
- the rpsM gene encoding 30S ribosomal protein S13; this translates as MARIAGIDLPRNKRVEIALTYIFGIGRSTSQKILAECGIDHNTRTDNLTEAEVARIRDNIDKNHKVEGDLRRDISMNIKRLMDLGCYRGLRHRKGLPVRGQRTKTNARTRKGPARTVAGKKK
- the rpmJ gene encoding 50S ribosomal protein L36, giving the protein MKVRASVKKICVKCKIIKRKGVVRVICDTPKHSQRQG
- a CDS encoding succinate dehydrogenase cytochrome b subunit; this encodes MQLLQHTVGRKILMAITGQLMVLFVIVHLLGNSSIFIGPDGINSYAKHLHDLGPLVWVFRLAMLALLTVHVFFGIQLTLENSAANPDAYAVKSRIKANFSSENMIWTGVLLLGFIVYHVLHFTARVTPDIIQGVDAQGRFDVFRMVTNSFQMGGIALIYVAAMVVLFFHLSHGIQSFFQTMGWSNEKAQPAFQKLGKVLSIIFLLGYSSIPIFIFAGILKG